The stretch of DNA ATCACCATAAACCCGGTTGTTTTAAAGGAAATATGTGAAGGTCTCATTAAGAATGCAATTGAAAACACCCCTGAAAATGGCGAGATCCTAATTGCTCTTGAGCAGAAAAATGACCGCATATGGATTCATGTTACAGACTCAGGTATCGGCATTACCGATGAGAATCAAAAATATATTCTCGATGGCCTGTTTCATACAAAAGAAACAGACCTTTATACATCCAAAAAACCTTACGATTTCGGCGCAGGGGGAAAGGGCTTTGAACTTCTCCGAATTAAGACATACGCACACCGTTTTGGTTTTGATATAACCTTTAAAAGCAAAAGATGTATACATATACCGACCGATCTTGATGTATGCCCCGGTGACATATCCCTTTGTCGTAAATGTAAAACCACGGAAGAATGCTATTATTCCGGAGGAACAACATTTTCCATTTCCTTTCCGATTAAACCGGCAGATAAGCTTGTTCATTAATGCAAAAAACCTCTAATGGCCAGCGTATAAGGTGTCAAAGTGCGAAATAGCTCACACGGTGAGCCGGGTACACGCTTGCGGGTGCGGGAGGCTCACGTTTACCCGAGGGACGAAGGACGTTCAGTCGCTATGCTCCTTCGGACGCAGGATGTAAATGCATTTAATTGCGTCCCAGCGCAAGCGGACGTCCAAGCGAACATAAGTGAGCGGACATCCTTCGTACATACGGAAAGGAGAAGGGGGCGACCGGGTAACCGCTTGCGGGTGTCCCGGTGTATATAGTGTCAAAGTGCTAAATAGCTCACACGGTGAGCGAGAAGGGGAGGCTCACATGGCTTTGCCAGGTGAGGGGGCGACGCAAGCCAGTGCATAAAGTGTCAAAGTGCTAAATAGCTCACACGGTGAGCGAGAAGGGGAGGCTCACATGGCTTTGCCAGGTGAGGGGGCGACGCAAGCCCCTTTATTAATAGAAATAATTGACATTGCTCTTCCAAATAATTATGGGGTAGCGAAAATAGAGGGGCTTGTTGTCTTTGTGCCCGAGGGCATTATCGGCGACTTAGTAAAAGTAAAAATTCTCAGGCAAGAAAAGAAGACTGCCTATGGAGAAATCTTTGAGTTAGTTGCACCCTCCCTTTTCAGGGTCATACCCCGATGCAGTCATTTCGGTCCATGTGGTGGCTGTACGCTTCAAAACCTCTCCTATGAGAAACAGCTTGAATTAAAAGAAAATTATCTGTTGCAGACACTTAAAAGAATAGGCGGATTGGACACGGAAAAAATCAGGTTTTTTCCTATTACTCCATCACCGGATATATATTATTACAGAAATAAACTTGAACTTGCCTTCGGGGAAAGCGAAGGCAGGGCTACCATAGGATTAAGGGAAAGGGTTTCGCCTTTTAAGAAATATCAGGGAAACGTGGTACCAATAGAAAGATGCCTCATCTCAAGTCAGGTTACAGAAAAAATTATCCCGCCTTTTATCAATTTTGCCCGAAAGCACGGTCTTGCAGCTTACAACCCATTTACCGGCCAGGGATTTCTCAGGCACCTTTTCCTCAGGGAATCTAAATCCAGCAATGAATTAATGGCCATCATTGAAACCACAAAGGGCGATATGCCGGACCTGATGCCATTATGGCAGCTTTTAACCACGCTCGTTCCAGAGATAAAAAGCTTTTACAGGATTATAAACAACATACCTGGAGATAATTTTCACTCCGGAAAATTAATTCATATTGCTGGAAAATCTTATATTGAAGAGACGTTGAATGGCCTTAAATTCAGGGTTTT from Pseudomonadota bacterium encodes:
- the rlmD gene encoding 23S rRNA (uracil(1939)-C(5))-methyltransferase RlmD, coding for MALPGEGATQAPLLIEIIDIALPNNYGVAKIEGLVVFVPEGIIGDLVKVKILRQEKKTAYGEIFELVAPSLFRVIPRCSHFGPCGGCTLQNLSYEKQLELKENYLLQTLKRIGGLDTEKIRFFPITPSPDIYYYRNKLELAFGESEGRATIGLRERVSPFKKYQGNVVPIERCLISSQVTEKIIPPFINFARKHGLAAYNPFTGQGFLRHLFLRESKSSNELMAIIETTKGDMPDLMPLWQLLTTLVPEIKSFYRIINNIPGDNFHSGKLIHIAGKSYIEETLNGLKFRVFPESFFQPNTKAAEILYKKIIELADLKADEKVLGLYCGAGPIEISLAGYAKEVTGIDSLQANIINAHENCKLNKVKNCFFHTGKVETILGKINLDKTDLLIMDPPRGGISNDGLKHIARINPKKIGYISCNPSTLARDLKDITTHGYSITGITPFDFFPHTPHIETLVVLERL